A stretch of Abyssogena phaseoliformis symbiont OG214 DNA encodes these proteins:
- a CDS encoding GAF domain-containing sensor histidine kinase, giving the protein MINVVDVLLVVLILLVYLGLYLSIRQDFLLPFSDLQSWVDGCKFNQSVRLSDHQRTTFQPVAKAINHLVDENQHLYDDMESILNKQIQRLSKKSASLETLYSVSSKLNKMHSIDELFTHFLDIFINMTGASSGAARSLSDDGQLHLMATQGVIDKQGQVTDVLSADCFCGEVAMASDTCVQFSVHTCAQCVGKKSQTKASVGTIFIPLRYHGKTLGTFNLFFDTLPSLAFDERALLSSIAENIVIALDKARLDAQTKRMELSQERLFLSQEIHDSLAQTICSLKLQVTVLGNMLKAGKKSDASDKVLSLQSNITQANQELRELMCNFRVPLDPKGIEASLTNLLNRFMSEEGIATYLQVEGKLQVSPEVEIQIMRITQEALSNIRKHAKARNVRVFLLAEPNCQLLIEDNGVGFEKDQNESEVMGNNIGMNIMKERAIRIGASIEIESEVDEGTRVIVNFPKLS; this is encoded by the coding sequence ATGATTAATGTCGTGGATGTATTGTTGGTTGTCTTAATTCTATTGGTTTATTTAGGCCTCTATTTATCCATTCGTCAAGATTTCTTATTACCATTTAGTGATTTGCAAAGTTGGGTAGATGGTTGTAAGTTTAATCAAAGTGTGCGTTTAAGTGACCACCAAAGAACCACATTTCAGCCTGTTGCAAAAGCCATTAATCATTTAGTTGATGAAAATCAACATTTATATGATGATATGGAAAGCATCTTAAACAAACAAATTCAGCGTTTAAGTAAAAAATCTGCCTCTTTAGAGACGCTCTATAGCGTGTCATCAAAACTTAATAAAATGCATTCGATTGATGAATTGTTCACACACTTTTTAGACATTTTTATTAACATGACTGGCGCCTCATCAGGTGCTGCACGCAGTTTATCTGATGATGGCCAGCTTCATTTGATGGCAACACAAGGCGTTATTGACAAGCAAGGTCAAGTAACAGATGTATTAAGTGCAGATTGCTTTTGTGGTGAGGTGGCTATGGCAAGTGATACTTGTGTGCAGTTTAGTGTACATACTTGCGCACAATGCGTCGGTAAAAAATCTCAAACTAAGGCAAGCGTTGGTACGATATTTATCCCGCTTAGATATCATGGGAAAACACTAGGCACTTTTAATTTATTTTTTGATACATTGCCCTCGCTGGCTTTTGATGAACGTGCACTGCTCAGTTCTATTGCTGAAAATATCGTTATTGCACTAGATAAAGCTCGCTTAGATGCCCAAACCAAGCGCATGGAATTGTCACAAGAGCGTTTGTTTTTATCACAAGAGATACATGATTCATTAGCCCAAACTATTTGCAGTTTAAAACTGCAAGTAACGGTACTTGGGAACATGCTTAAAGCAGGCAAAAAATCTGATGCGAGTGATAAAGTGTTGAGTTTACAATCTAATATTACTCAAGCAAACCAAGAGCTGCGTGAGCTGATGTGTAATTTTCGTGTGCCATTAGACCCTAAAGGGATTGAAGCTTCTTTAACAAATTTACTCAATCGATTTATGTCAGAAGAAGGCATTGCCACTTATTTACAAGTTGAAGGCAAACTGCAAGTATCCCCAGAAGTTGAAATACAAATTATGCGCATCACTCAAGAGGCGTTGTCCAATATACGCAAACACGCCAAAGCTCGTAATGTACGTGTTTTTCTTTTGGCAGAGCCTAATTGTCAATTATTGATTGAGGATAATGGTGTTGGATTTGAAAAAGACCAAAATGAAAGTGAAGTAATGGGGAATAATATTGGCATGAATATTATGAAAGAACGAGCAATAAGAATTGGTGCTAGCATTGAAATTGAATCAGAAGTCGATGAAGGTACACGCGTTATCGTCAACTTCCCGAAACTGTCATGA
- a CDS encoding Ig-like domain-containing protein, translating to MINNTIVTTITGSGSAGAEPHTITFDFSDDIATFNEGDIVVKNGTLVASSLTKVSNTQYTIQVNADLAEGRANITGSIASGKVIGTGGEGNLAGKNTTTLNNLSATTNFPSADITNWDTSHATFSF from the coding sequence GTGATTAACAACACCATCGTCACGACTATTACAGGCAGCGGTTCAGCAGGTGCAGAACCACACACAATCACCTTTGATTTTTCTGACGATATTGCTACTTTTAACGAGGGTGATATCGTGGTTAAAAATGGCACGCTAGTTGCCAGTTCTCTAACCAAAGTTAGTAATACACAATACACCATACAAGTTAATGCAGATTTAGCAGAAGGGCGCGCTAATATTACAGGCAGTATTGCCAGCGGTAAAGTCATTGGCACGGGTGGAGAGGGAAACCTTGCGGGAAAAAATACCACCACACTCAATAACTTGAGTGCCACAACGAATTTTCCAAGTGCTGATATTACTAATTGGGACACATCTCATGCAACTTTTAGCTTTTAG
- the yaaA gene encoding peroxide stress protein YaaA, with the protein MLAIISPSKTQDFSTSNIDECTQTRQIKQSKTLIEVLKVKTKDEIAQLMSISDKLANLNHERFQTFSTPFNPVNAKQALLAFKGDAYSGIDVPSLSMADLEFAQNTLRMLSGLYGVIRPLDLIQPYRLEMGIRLENAKGKNLYEFWGDEISTILNEDEADTIINLASNEYFKGIDQKALNAKIINIAFKEFKNDTYKIIGIYAKRARGLMVNYMIKNRITHAEDLKSFDKEDYQFRADMSDDTTWVFTRG; encoded by the coding sequence ATGTTAGCTATTATTTCCCCTTCAAAAACCCAAGATTTTTCTACTTCTAACATTGATGAATGCACGCAAACACGCCAAATTAAGCAATCTAAAACATTAATTGAGGTTTTAAAGGTAAAAACCAAAGATGAGATAGCTCAACTCATGTCAATTAGTGACAAACTGGCCAATTTAAACCATGAACGTTTTCAAACATTTTCAACCCCTTTTAATCCAGTAAATGCTAAACAAGCATTACTTGCATTCAAGGGTGATGCCTATAGCGGTATTGACGTGCCCTCTTTATCAATGGCAGATTTAGAGTTTGCACAAAACACCTTGCGCATGTTGTCAGGTCTATACGGCGTGATTCGTCCACTTGACTTAATTCAGCCTTATCGTTTGGAGATGGGTATTCGGCTTGAAAACGCCAAGGGGAAAAATTTATATGAGTTTTGGGGTGATGAGATTTCAACTATATTAAATGAAGATGAAGCTGATACTATCATTAATCTTGCCTCTAACGAATATTTTAAAGGCATTGATCAAAAAGCCTTGAATGCCAAAATCATCAACATCGCTTTTAAAGAGTTCAAAAACGACACCTATAAAATTATTGGCATTTATGCCAAGCGCGCTAGAGGTCTGATGGTTAATTATATGATTAAAAATAGAATCACCCACGCAGAAGATTTAAAAAGTTTTGACAAAGAAGACTATCAATTTAGAGCCGATATGTCTGATGACACAACATGGGTTTTTACCAGAGGTTAA
- a CDS encoding rhodanese-like domain-containing protein, producing the protein MFNSFSSSDACKLLANGAQLVDVRSSSEFAQGALPNAINLPLQSIMGADQIIDRDKAVILYCVTGARSSTAKNYLIQMGYENVNDLGSFKNYNCK; encoded by the coding sequence ATGTTTAATTCATTTTCAAGCAGTGATGCTTGCAAACTATTGGCCAATGGTGCTCAATTAGTTGATGTTCGCTCTAGTAGCGAATTTGCCCAAGGCGCACTACCAAATGCAATCAATCTGCCACTACAATCCATTATGGGTGCTGACCAAATCATCGACCGTGACAAGGCCGTTATTCTTTATTGCGTTACAGGTGCTCGTTCATCAACTGCTAAAAATTATTTAATCCAAATGGGTTATGAGAATGTTAATGATTTGGGTTCGTTTAAGAATTACAACTGCAAGTAG
- a CDS encoding Nudix family hydrolase: protein MKTIKAVVGVLRNKNQKILIAKRKKEQFMGGFWELPGGKIEIGESKEQAITRELKEELGIQVNQLSLHQTMMHKYEDRTVQLSIYNINEYQNTPLGIEDQAISWVGVNELNDYKLLPTMKAFISSIILPNKYWITPSNNHQSDKWMAKFNQKLNSDITLLQLRSKIELDYSFITELHNKCKKNNIKLLLNTVNKTFDEGYCDGWHITTTEMLKSNKRPCANNKLLGASTHNLAEALKAQAMGADFIVISPVQATKTHPDTLPLGWDSAKEVVDKLNIPVYFLGGMALKDLEKTQQLGAQGIAGVSAF from the coding sequence ATGAAAACAATCAAGGCGGTCGTGGGTGTTTTACGCAACAAAAACCAAAAAATACTCATTGCAAAACGTAAAAAAGAGCAATTTATGGGTGGCTTTTGGGAACTCCCTGGCGGCAAAATTGAGATTGGCGAATCAAAAGAACAGGCTATCACAAGAGAGCTAAAAGAAGAATTAGGCATACAGGTTAATCAATTAAGTCTTCATCAAACCATGATGCATAAGTATGAAGACAGAACCGTCCAACTAAGTATTTATAACATCAACGAGTACCAAAACACGCCTTTGGGTATCGAAGATCAAGCCATATCTTGGGTTGGTGTTAATGAGTTAAATGACTACAAACTATTACCCACCATGAAAGCCTTTATTAGCTCTATTATTCTGCCTAATAAATACTGGATTACCCCATCAAATAATCACCAAAGTGATAAATGGATGGCAAAATTTAATCAAAAACTCAATTCAGACATAACACTGCTTCAACTGAGAAGTAAGATAGAATTAGATTATTCCTTTATTACCGAACTTCACAACAAATGCAAGAAAAATAACATCAAGTTACTGCTTAATACCGTTAATAAAACCTTTGATGAGGGCTATTGCGATGGCTGGCATATCACCACCACTGAAATGCTTAAATCGAACAAAAGGCCTTGCGCTAACAATAAACTCTTAGGCGCATCCACACACAATCTAGCCGAAGCACTAAAAGCCCAAGCAATGGGTGCTGACTTTATTGTTATCTCCCCCGTACAAGCCACCAAAACCCATCCTGACACTTTGCCATTAGGCTGGGATAGTGCCAAAGAAGTTGTGGATAAACTCAATATTCCTGTGTATTTTTTAGGTGGGATGGCGCTTAAAGACCTAGAAAAAACCCAACAACTTGGCGCGCAAGGGATTGCGGGCGTTAGTGCCTTTTAA
- the gshA gene encoding glutamate--cysteine ligase: MGLEKEGLRVSRKGGISQAPHPQTFGCALTHPNITTDFSESLIELVTPPLGNAVEMLSFLEDTQHYLYYHLPKDQNFWPTSMPCVIRGETTIPIAQYGTSNQGMMKTIYRQGLANRYGSVMQTIAGIHFNYSFSREFWQQYQILLTPTEALRSFIDNGYMDLTRNIVRYGWIIPYLFGASPAVCKSFLKGYHAHSLVEFNESTLYEPHATSLRMGDIGYQNLAEDEAGVKANYNSLSHYVNSLKVGMQTACSEYEMIGLKRHGKYQQLNTNILQIENEYYASVRPKPLVEPDKKPLDALSSSGISYVELRSIDINPLLPLGIDKAQVYFLEAFMLFCLLEPSCAISTLEQLEIDTNDQLVAHEGRKPKLMLMHRGTQASLQKWGGDIMAKIEQCATLLSESHQVSVRDIARRINNPNLTPSAITLSQMKERNQGFFDYTNSLSKQYRNDFLSNTINQKHFDYLDHQAKVSCKKQQQIKASDLVSFDIFLTEYFKNT, translated from the coding sequence ATGGGCCTAGAAAAAGAAGGGTTGCGTGTGTCAAGAAAAGGTGGTATTTCTCAAGCGCCACACCCTCAAACTTTTGGTTGTGCATTGACACACCCTAATATCACTACGGACTTTTCTGAGTCATTAATAGAATTGGTAACGCCGCCGCTTGGTAATGCGGTAGAAATGTTGTCTTTTTTAGAAGACACACAGCATTATTTGTATTATCATTTGCCTAAGGATCAAAACTTTTGGCCGACAAGTATGCCTTGTGTTATTCGTGGCGAAACCACCATTCCCATTGCTCAATATGGTACTTCTAACCAAGGCATGATGAAAACAATTTATCGTCAAGGGTTGGCAAATCGTTACGGCAGTGTGATGCAAACCATTGCAGGCATCCATTTCAATTATTCATTTTCCCGTGAGTTCTGGCAGCAATATCAAATATTGCTTACTCCTACAGAGGCATTAAGGTCATTTATTGATAATGGTTATATGGACTTAACCCGTAATATAGTGCGTTATGGCTGGATAATTCCTTATTTATTCGGTGCATCGCCTGCTGTGTGTAAGTCGTTTTTAAAAGGCTATCATGCGCATTCGTTGGTTGAGTTTAATGAGTCAACTTTGTATGAACCTCATGCCACTTCTTTGCGCATGGGGGATATTGGCTATCAGAATTTGGCTGAGGATGAAGCAGGTGTTAAGGCCAATTACAATAGTTTGAGCCATTATGTAAATAGTCTTAAAGTAGGTATGCAAACGGCTTGTTCTGAGTATGAAATGATTGGCTTAAAACGCCATGGGAAATATCAACAACTTAATACCAATATTTTGCAAATTGAAAATGAATATTATGCTTCTGTACGCCCAAAACCGCTGGTTGAGCCAGATAAAAAACCCCTAGATGCACTAAGTAGTAGCGGCATTAGCTATGTTGAGTTAAGGTCAATAGATATCAATCCACTCTTGCCACTGGGTATCGACAAAGCACAAGTTTATTTTTTAGAGGCTTTTATGTTGTTTTGTTTGCTTGAACCATCTTGTGCTATTTCTACCTTAGAGCAGCTTGAAATTGACACTAATGACCAGCTAGTTGCCCATGAGGGTCGCAAGCCTAAATTAATGTTAATGCATAGAGGCACACAGGCTTCACTTCAAAAGTGGGGAGGTGATATTATGGCTAAGATTGAGCAATGTGCAACCTTACTAAGTGAAAGCCACCAAGTGTCTGTTCGGGATATAGCACGTCGTATTAATAATCCAAATTTAACGCCTTCTGCGATAACACTTAGTCAGATGAAAGAGCGCAATCAGGGATTTTTTGATTATACTAATTCATTGTCTAAACAGTATAGAAACGATTTTTTATCCAACACAATCAATCAAAAACACTTTGATTATTTGGATCATCAGGCAAAGGTTTCATGCAAAAAGCAGCAACAGATCAAAGCCTCTGATTTAGTGAGTTTTGATATATTTTTAACTGAGTATTTTAAAAATACCTAA
- a CDS encoding rhodanese-like domain-containing protein has protein sequence MDGYQKLVAQALTIVGEVFPWDLEEEIKYNADLILLDIREQDEFDMMHIKHSIHVPRGVLEGACVWNYDDTVPKLVQAREQNIVVICRSGNRSALAAFTMQKMGFTKMRSLKMGIKGWNDNDFEMVNVNHAIVDIDQADKWLNRAVSEDKLTPFKNNVN, from the coding sequence ATGGATGGATATCAAAAACTAGTAGCGCAGGCATTAACAATAGTAGGTGAAGTGTTTCCATGGGATTTGGAAGAAGAGATTAAGTACAACGCTGATTTAATATTACTAGATATTCGCGAGCAAGATGAATTTGATATGATGCACATTAAGCATTCAATTCATGTTCCTAGAGGTGTGCTTGAAGGTGCTTGTGTTTGGAATTATGACGACACTGTGCCTAAATTAGTACAGGCAAGGGAGCAAAATATTGTTGTAATTTGCCGTTCAGGTAATCGTAGCGCACTTGCAGCCTTTACTATGCAAAAAATGGGCTTTACCAAAATGCGCTCATTAAAAATGGGCATCAAGGGTTGGAACGATAACGATTTTGAAATGGTGAATGTTAATCATGCAATTGTTGATATTGACCAAGCTGATAAATGGCTTAATAGAGCGGTTTCAGAAGATAAATTAACACCTTTCAAAAATAATGTTAATTAA
- a CDS encoding helix-turn-helix domain-containing protein, with amino-acid sequence MNINFTKNDFIGERIKIAREKNKLNRKNLAEIMCLSGTIVGKWERGNSNPSTAHLIKLAKVLNVSFEWLATGVENEGEKTVLTEKEKETLHNTQVTKISVLMEKMSPKQKESLVAFLGDMTI; translated from the coding sequence ATGAATATAAATTTTACTAAAAATGATTTTATTGGCGAAAGAATTAAAATCGCAAGAGAGAAAAACAAATTAAATAGAAAAAATTTAGCCGAAATAATGTGTCTTTCTGGCACTATTGTCGGTAAGTGGGAACGCGGTAACTCCAACCCCTCTACCGCCCACCTTATCAAACTCGCTAAGGTATTAAATGTCTCATTTGAATGGCTAGCAACTGGGGTGGAAAATGAGGGTGAAAAAACCGTTTTAACCGAGAAAGAAAAAGAAACACTGCACAATACTCAGGTAACAAAAATCAGTGTACTCATGGAAAAAATGAGCCCCAAACAGAAGGAATCTTTAGTAGCGTTTTTGGGCGATATGACGATTTAG
- the trxC gene encoding thioredoxin TrxC, translating to MIAMCPNCGGLNNIPKDKLNNKPNCGKCKSLIYNRQPINMSGVQLTRAIEKTNELLVVDFWATWCGPCKIFAPTFKQVAAQLEPKARFIKIETDKEQAISTKHNIRSIPTLAIFKNGKEVARVSGALSAPDFTNWVNQHI from the coding sequence ATGATTGCAATGTGCCCAAACTGTGGCGGACTTAACAACATTCCAAAAGACAAATTAAACAACAAGCCCAATTGTGGAAAGTGCAAAAGTCTAATTTATAACAGACAGCCTATTAATATGAGTGGTGTACAACTCACTCGTGCAATAGAAAAAACCAATGAATTGTTGGTGGTTGATTTTTGGGCAACTTGGTGTGGTCCCTGTAAAATATTCGCCCCTACTTTTAAACAAGTAGCAGCTCAACTTGAGCCTAAAGCCCGATTTATCAAAATCGAAACCGACAAAGAACAGGCCATTTCCACCAAGCACAACATTCGCTCCATTCCAACACTAGCCATTTTTAAAAATGGTAAAGAGGTAGCGCGTGTTTCTGGCGCACTTAGTGCGCCAGATTTTACTAATTGGGTTAATCAACATATATAG
- a CDS encoding type I secretion C-terminal target domain-containing protein — protein sequence MSITNMDSTIKGWVKLDTSTGETAINNGIEWDIVNYSDATSKQYLIDAYNWIINNGTFDTTNVEQGVSSDVIDISDLLVGYGTSITDFVTLNDDGTDTTLSIDCNGAHSIVGDTGVTILL from the coding sequence ATGAGCATTACTAATATGGATAGCACTATAAAAGGTTGGGTAAAACTTGATACCTCTACTGGAGAAACTGCTATTAATAATGGTATTGAATGGGACATTGTTAATTATTCTGATGCCACATCAAAACAATATCTAATTGATGCTTACAACTGGATAATTAATAACGGTACTTTTGATACTACCAATGTAGAGCAAGGCGTCAGTAGCGATGTGATAGATATTAGCGATTTGTTGGTGGGTTATGGCACAAGCATTACTGACTTTGTCACTTTAAATGACGATGGCACAGATACAACATTGAGCATTGACTGTAACGGCGCTCACTCCATAGTTGGTGATACCGGCGTGACTATTTTATTGTAA
- the mnmE gene encoding tRNA uridine-5-carboxymethylaminomethyl(34) synthesis GTPase MnmE, with amino-acid sequence MNSSETTICALASRIGKGGIGVVRVSGPLCKVIAKKMLGLVPKPRYAHYGLFFDQENVEIDKGIALFFPKPHSFTGEDILEFQGHGGMSVMRCLLESAISMGAKPAEPGEFSKRAFLNGKMDLVQAEAVADMIDANSKRASKSAFRSLSGVFSSQVNALTKSIIELRVFVEATIDFSDEEIDFLQSEQVKLKAKGIKQAVETILKSATQGVILREGLNVAIAGKPNAGKSSLLNALTQESSAIVTDIAGTTRDVLKETIHVNGMPLNIIDTAGLHDSYDKVEKEGIKRAHLEIERADVVLMVFDAQDDKPDFSILPKNMDYQSLLLIKNKVDLIGGTIERDVINDVVQLSVSAKHSKGMELLRKELSDIAGLEDFSEGVVLARKRHIIALEASLASIKNAIMQLENGAVELMAEDLRFAGQSMGSITGEFSSDDLLGEIFSSFCIGK; translated from the coding sequence ATGAACAGTAGTGAAACAACAATTTGTGCATTGGCCAGTAGAATTGGTAAAGGCGGCATTGGCGTGGTGCGTGTATCAGGGCCATTATGTAAAGTTATTGCAAAAAAAATGCTTGGCCTTGTTCCCAAGCCGCGTTATGCGCATTATGGTTTATTTTTTGACCAAGAAAATGTTGAGATAGACAAAGGCATTGCTCTTTTTTTTCCTAAACCGCATTCATTTACAGGCGAAGATATATTAGAATTTCAAGGGCATGGTGGCATGAGTGTGATGCGTTGTTTGTTAGAATCTGCCATATCAATGGGCGCCAAACCAGCTGAACCAGGTGAATTTTCAAAACGCGCTTTTTTAAACGGAAAAATGGACTTGGTGCAAGCAGAAGCGGTGGCAGATATGATTGATGCTAACTCAAAGCGCGCTTCTAAATCAGCATTTAGGTCTTTATCAGGCGTGTTTTCTAGTCAAGTTAACGCGCTTACCAAGTCCATTATTGAACTTCGAGTTTTTGTTGAAGCGACTATTGATTTTTCGGATGAGGAAATTGATTTTTTACAATCTGAGCAAGTTAAACTTAAAGCAAAAGGCATTAAACAAGCGGTTGAAACCATTTTAAAATCTGCCACACAAGGTGTTATTTTAAGAGAAGGGTTAAATGTTGCCATTGCTGGTAAGCCTAATGCTGGCAAGTCTTCGTTGCTGAATGCGCTCACACAAGAATCCAGCGCTATTGTGACTGATATTGCAGGTACAACGCGTGATGTGTTAAAAGAAACCATTCATGTAAACGGCATGCCACTTAATATTATTGATACAGCAGGTCTGCATGATAGTTATGATAAGGTAGAAAAAGAAGGCATCAAAAGAGCGCATTTGGAGATTGAGCGTGCTGATGTAGTGCTGATGGTGTTTGACGCGCAAGATGACAAGCCAGATTTTTCTATATTGCCTAAAAATATGGATTATCAATCCTTATTACTAATCAAAAATAAAGTGGACTTAATAGGCGGCACTATTGAAAGAGACGTGATTAATGATGTTGTTCAATTGTCAGTTTCAGCCAAGCATTCAAAAGGCATGGAGCTGTTACGAAAAGAGTTGTCTGATATTGCAGGATTAGAAGATTTTTCAGAAGGGGTTGTGCTTGCCAGAAAACGTCATATTATTGCCCTAGAAGCGTCATTAGCGTCTATTAAAAATGCCATTATGCAATTAGAAAATGGTGCAGTAGAGCTAATGGCTGAAGATTTACGCTTTGCTGGTCAATCTATGGGTAGTATTACTGGTGAGTTTTCATCGGATGATTTACTTGGTGAAATATTTTCTTCTTTTTGTATCGGAAAATAA
- a CDS encoding BspA family leucine-rich repeat surface protein encodes MQLLAFSYNATFNQDIGSWNVSGVTDMAFMFFTATNFNQNISLWDVSSVTNMDQMFTATVFNQDIGLWDISALSASISSIDSAAEEMFWALI; translated from the coding sequence ATGCAACTTTTAGCTTTTAGCTATAACGCTACATTTAACCAAGACATTGGTTCGTGGAATGTTTCAGGCGTGACTGATATGGCATTCATGTTTTTTACCGCCACTAACTTCAATCAAAATATTAGCTTATGGGATGTGTCAAGTGTGACTAATATGGATCAAATGTTTACTGCTACTGTATTCAACCAAGATATCGGTTTATGGGATATTTCTGCTTTATCTGCATCTATTAGTTCAATTGATAGTGCAGCAGAAGAGATGTTTTGGGCTCTAATATGA
- a CDS encoding response regulator gives MKIYIIDDHALFRNGLIALLESKQISASAAASPEQGLAEIPSLSVDIILLDLRMPQMSGLEVLKTLKEKNITTPIVMLTTSTQEHDLRNCLKHGAQGYLLKDMDPDALVDALDEVVKGSIVVAQDMTHVLAKALRDELTDNEPSFNSLTSREKEVVCQVSNGYSNKVIARELGISDGTVKLHVKSILKKLSLSSRVEVAVMVTQKGYCK, from the coding sequence ATGAAAATCTATATCATTGACGACCATGCCTTGTTTCGTAACGGACTCATTGCCTTGTTAGAATCTAAACAAATTAGCGCCAGTGCTGCTGCTTCGCCAGAACAAGGCTTGGCAGAAATTCCTTCTTTATCAGTGGATATTATTCTACTAGATTTACGTATGCCACAAATGTCTGGACTCGAAGTATTAAAAACGCTCAAAGAAAAAAACATCACCACACCAATTGTGATGCTAACTACCAGCACCCAAGAACATGATTTACGTAATTGTCTTAAACATGGTGCCCAAGGTTACTTATTAAAGGATATGGATCCAGATGCACTGGTTGATGCTTTAGATGAAGTTGTTAAAGGCTCAATTGTTGTTGCACAAGATATGACACACGTACTAGCAAAGGCTCTACGAGATGAATTAACCGATAATGAACCTTCGTTTAACTCCTTAACCAGCCGAGAAAAAGAAGTGGTCTGTCAAGTATCCAACGGTTATAGTAATAAAGTCATTGCTAGAGAACTGGGCATCTCTGATGGCACAGTTAAACTTCATGTTAAATCAATTCTTAAAAAATTATCACTCAGTTCACGCGTTGAAGTGGCAGTCATGGTGACACAAAAAGGCTATTGCAAATAA
- a CDS encoding type II toxin-antitoxin system RelE family toxin produces MQVKYNKQFLKELAKLPNKTSTKIEKFVFESLPKCSTIEQVGNIEKMIGYKNCFKVSVGIKRKNEYIVVATVKHRGGGNL; encoded by the coding sequence ATGCAGGTTAAATATAACAAACAGTTTTTAAAAGAACTTGCAAAACTACCCAACAAAACCTCTACAAAAATAGAGAAATTTGTTTTTGAATCACTGCCCAAATGTAGTACTATTGAGCAAGTTGGGAATATTGAAAAAATGATAGGCTATAAAAACTGCTTTAAAGTTAGTGTTGGCATAAAAAGAAAAAACGAATATATTGTTGTCGCTACCGTGAAGCACAGAGGGGGGGGGAATTTATAA
- a CDS encoding ComF family protein, giving the protein MSRSPAFSKTCVLYDYSHACAQLIKQFKFNHQLCIGDYFAHQLHSLYRSIIKENGNYAAIIPLPLSRARIKERGYNQTHELLRIIAKNTNTIIDTKSVRRIKTTQPLSSLNLEQGKKEIKGAFSAQVMSYKKVLLVGDVMTTDSSLNEMVKTLIKAGVECCDVLILARA; this is encoded by the coding sequence TTGAGCCGTTCCCCTGCTTTTTCCAAGACCTGTGTTCTCTATGATTATTCCCACGCTTGCGCACAACTTATTAAGCAGTTTAAATTTAATCACCAATTGTGTATTGGCGATTATTTTGCCCATCAATTACACAGTTTATATCGCTCAATAATTAAAGAAAATGGCAATTATGCCGCCATTATCCCTTTGCCTCTAAGCCGTGCACGCATTAAAGAAAGAGGCTATAACCAAACCCACGAATTGTTAAGAATTATCGCTAAAAATACCAACACGATTATTGATACAAAAAGCGTTAGGCGCATCAAAACCACCCAGCCATTATCGTCATTAAACCTAGAACAGGGGAAAAAAGAAATTAAAGGCGCATTTAGCGCACAAGTAATGTCTTATAAAAAAGTTTTGTTGGTTGGTGATGTCATGACCACTGACTCTAGCCTGAATGAGATGGTAAAAACGCTCATCAAGGCTGGCGTTGAGTGTTGTGATGTGCTTATTTTGGCTAGAGCTTAA